The proteins below come from a single Chryseobacterium capnotolerans genomic window:
- a CDS encoding M12 family metallopeptidase: MKLHKKLLLGSFISMAMVSCNTTNDSVDEKTTQEQGLSMLQAISPADIPAGFENTHMCKDVYLPGEGYTPGAASKGAVVTSKKWPNGSVITVSLNGGTTKVRNKVMQYANEWSQYANIKFNFITSGTAQIRVTFTANAGSYSYIGKDALSIASNKETMNFGWFNDSTSDSEFSRTTIHEFGHALGMIHEHQHPLAAIPWDKPKVYAYYAGAPNYWSQAQVDNNLFAKYSTSQTQYSAYDKLSIMHYSISSTLTTNGFSVGNNTVLSATDKQFIASVYPK, encoded by the coding sequence ATGAAACTACACAAGAAACTCTTATTAGGGTCTTTTATTTCAATGGCTATGGTATCATGTAATACTACAAATGATAGCGTAGACGAAAAAACTACACAAGAACAAGGTCTCTCTATGCTGCAAGCAATCTCCCCAGCGGATATCCCTGCAGGTTTCGAAAACACACATATGTGTAAAGATGTTTATCTTCCCGGAGAAGGATATACCCCAGGAGCGGCTTCAAAAGGAGCAGTTGTTACCAGTAAGAAATGGCCTAATGGCAGCGTGATCACCGTAAGTCTTAATGGCGGAACTACTAAAGTTCGTAACAAAGTGATGCAATATGCTAACGAATGGTCTCAATATGCCAACATTAAATTTAACTTTATCACCAGTGGAACAGCACAGATCCGTGTTACCTTCACTGCCAACGCAGGGTCTTATTCATATATAGGAAAAGACGCTCTTAGTATCGCATCCAATAAGGAAACGATGAACTTTGGCTGGTTTAATGATTCAACAAGTGATTCAGAATTCAGCAGAACGACCATCCACGAATTCGGACATGCACTGGGAATGATCCACGAGCATCAGCATCCTCTGGCAGCTATTCCATGGGATAAGCCAAAAGTATATGCCTATTATGCAGGAGCTCCAAACTACTGGTCTCAGGCTCAGGTAGATAATAACCTTTTTGCAAAATATTCAACTTCCCAAACTCAGTATAGTGCTTATGATAAATTATCTATTATGCACTATAGCATCAGTTCAACGCTGACTACAAACGGATTCAGTGTTGGTAATAATACTGTTTTATCTGCTACTGACAAGCAGTTTATTGCATCAGTATATCCAAAATAA
- a CDS encoding transposase — protein sequence MKKQSQPNYKRIYSDIIEKKFPHKKTECEKLLEKKMLSAMDIMELNNRVFGTKDQNLKKMNQKLRSYNESDILRILDYQKNHRMNNLQVAEHFGLSRNTMTKWRRMFQ from the coding sequence ATGAAAAAACAAAGTCAACCTAATTATAAAAGAATCTATTCAGATATCATTGAGAAGAAATTCCCTCATAAAAAAACAGAATGCGAAAAACTATTGGAAAAAAAAATGCTTTCTGCCATGGATATTATGGAACTGAATAATAGAGTTTTTGGAACTAAAGACCAAAATCTTAAAAAGATGAATCAGAAACTTCGCTCCTACAATGAATCGGATATTCTGCGCATCCTGGATTACCAAAAAAATCATCGAATGAATAATCTTCAGGTAGCCGAACATTTTGGGCTGAGCAGAAATACAATGACCAAATGGCGAAGAATGTTTCAATAA